A genomic stretch from Juglans microcarpa x Juglans regia isolate MS1-56 chromosome 3S, Jm3101_v1.0, whole genome shotgun sequence includes:
- the LOC121256910 gene encoding sugar transport protein 10-like — protein sequence MAGGGFVAQDGGRNYAGQITAFVVITCLVAATGGLIFGYDIGISGGVTGMPSFLKEFFPATYKKSHDVNENAYCKYDNHLLTLFTSSLYLAALVASFFASVITRIFGRKTSMCSGGLVFLVGALLNGFATNIIMLIVGRLLLGVGVGFANQSVPVYLSEMAPAKIRGALNIGFQMAITIGIVVANLVNYGSSKIEGGWGWRISLGLAAVPAIIMTVGSLFLPDTPNSILERGHTEKSKKMLQKIRGTDDVEEEFQDLVDATEAAKRVEHPWRTILEPRYRPQLVMCTLIPFFQQVTGINVIMFYAPVLFMTLGFGQKASLMSAVITGTVNVVATVVSIYSVDKVGRRALFLEGGVQMILCQIGVGTMIGLKFGVTGEAVLSSGEADFVLFLICAYVAAFAWSWGPLGWLVPSEICPLEIRSAGQAINVSVNMLFTFIIAQGFLSLLCHMKFGLFYLFAGFVIIMTIFIYFFLPETKNVPIEEMNRVWKAHWFWGKYIPDDAVIGGHAYSSKNNSSA from the exons ATGGCAGGAGGAGGTTTTGTTGCCCAAGATGGTGGGAGGAACTATGCTGGCCAAATCACCGCCTTCGTGGTGATTACCTGTTTGGTTGCTGCAACTGGTGGTCTCATCTTCGGTTATGACATTGGAATATCAG GAGGGGTGACTGGAATGCCATCATTCTTGAAGGAGTTCTTCCCAGCAACATACAAAAAGTCACATGATGTTAATGAAAACGCGTACTGTAAGTACGACAACCATCTCCTAACATTGTTCACCTCTTCCCTATACCTTGCGGCCCTGGTTGCGTCTTTCTTTGCCTCTGTAATTACCAGGATTTTTGGCCGGAAAACCTCCATGTGTTCCGGAGGTCTTGTTTTTCTCGTCGGAGCTCTTCTCAACGGTTTTGCTACCAACATAATAATGCTTATCGTTGGACGTTTATTGCttggtgttggtgttggatTTGCCAATCAG TCGGTTCCCGTTTACCTCTCGGAAATGGCACCGGCAAAGATTAGAGGAGCACTCAACATTGGATTCCAAATGGCCATTACGATCGGTATTGTAGTTGCGAATCTCGTTAACTATGGCTCATCAAAGATTGAAGGTGGATGGGGTTGGAGAATTTCTCTAGGTCTTGCTGCCGTCCCTGCGATCATTATGACTGTTGGATCTCTCTTCCTACCCGACACTCCCAATTCCATTCTCGAGAGGGGTCATACCGAGAAGTCCaaaaaaatgttacaaaaaATCCGTGGCACAGACGACGTTGAAGAAGAGTTCCAAGACCTTGTCGATGCTACTGAGGCAGCAAAGAGAGTGGAACATCCATGGAGGACAATCTTGGAACCCAGATATAGGCCACAACTCGTCATGTGCACGCTCATTCCATTCTTCCAACAGGTTACCGGCATCAACGTCATCATGTTTTATGCACCTGTTCTTTTTATGACTTTGGGTTTCGGTCAAAAAGCTTCACTAATGTCTGCTGTCATCACCGGGACTGTTAATGTTGTTGCCACTGTTGTTTCTATCTACTCTGTCGACAAGGTTGGGAGAAGGGCACTGTTTCTTGAAGGTGGCGTACAAATGATTCTTTGCCAG ATCGGTGTGGGAACGATGATTGGGTTGAAGTTTGGGGTCACTGGAGAAGCAGTGTTATCCAGCGGTGAAGCCGATTTCGTGTTGTTCTTAATTTGTGCTTATGTAGCTGCATTTGCATGGTCGTGGGGACCATTGGGGTGGCTTGTTCCCAGCGAAATCTGTCCTCTAGAGATCCGATCAGCAGGACAAGCCATTAATGTCTCTGTTAACATGTTGTTTACCTTTATCATTGCTCAAGGTTTCCTCTCCCTGCTTTGCCACATGAAGTTTGGTCTCTTCTACTTGTTCGCCGGTTTTGTGATCATTATGACTATTTTCATTTACTTCTTCCTTCCCGAGACCAAGAATGTCCCTATTGAAGAGATGAACAGAGTGTGGAAAGCACACTGGTTTTGGGGCAAATACATTCCTGATGATGCTGTCATTGGTGGCCACGCCTATTCCTCCAAAAACAATTCTTCTGCATAA